The region GATTTTTGCTTTTGTATTTCCATGTGTACGATGGATTCTGTAATTATGTTGATCGAGTTACAAACAAATAGCTAGCAGAAACGAGTTTGATGGCTTTAGAGTTTATACtagaaaatacaaaacaaaaaagtattttaattgatttttttttaattttattaatcaatactgattttattaaaaaataaatcttatagtattatttcaatttattttatatgagaattatattaaaattataatctagATAGcaaatttaataaactaataCGGGTTGATCtgataagatatatttttattttactatattttttaaaatatattatattaatttttttaatcaaattatatttttaataaatatttacattattttcatattaatggGCTCACAAGAAATTAACTGcacatcatttaatttttttactatgaaatATGTTAATAGCATTTAGATATTTttgttaacttaaaaaaattacttgacgTACCGCCAATTATAAAATAGTATGAACGAGGACCGAACTCATCGACTGTGCAGTGCTAATTTGGAACACTGTCTTTTTATTCTTTGCTTTCAGGTCATTTACCGTTTGAATCTGgtctttgttttggtttaggCTTTTCGTTCACGGCTTTCGGCCTTCGAGATTTTTATACGAAACCAGTCCATTGGACGAAAATCTATACGgagaatatttaatattgtaataatagtggtttttataaaaatatgttaaaataatattttttttattttttaaaatttatttttgatattaacatattaaaataattaaaaaatacaaaaaaaactaatttaaaaataaaataaaaattattatttaaattttttttttaaaatgcaataaCAAACATATATTTAGAGAGTGTTTCATCACAATTTTTgttagaatttgaatttttttattttaaattaatattttttaattgttttaatatattaatataaaaaataataatttcaaaataataataaaaatattattttaacttgttATAACATATCCAATCATTTTGGCGTTACAATTGACAGACTAATTCCATGTCTAACTCGCTAAAAGTTGTACCTGGTaaacccccccttttttttaaaaaataaagatagagAGTTAAATAAcgtgattttaatttttcttagttaattttttatattttacatctgACCCAATTGAATATATGAATTGAGTTAGGCTAAGCTGACcaagttattttaattgaatacgAGAgggatttaatttgaaatacaaCTCATTTTCCAGGATTGAAGTTGTGAAGTAAATTTACGGGGACGAATCAAGTTTACCAATTATCAACTTGTTTAACGAACCAAATCCATAACGAACTTGTCCAGCCAATAAGTACTTAACTTTCATGTGTATATATCCTGTCAATTTCCAAATGCAtgtaggattatttttttatctacccgtgcaatttttttctttttttctgaattttatttcatgaaaataaaaaactcacttgctatttgaaaataaaaattatttgcttGAAAACACGTGTTTTCCAActcttcaatttttaaaaaaactgagaaaatattaaaaagatgttCCAAACTctctactataaaaaaacaaaaaacttgtttgaaatcgataaggaaaaaaaagggaaaagagaaTGACTTCCGAGGAGAAATATTATTTCCTCTGGACCACGATATCACTGTCTCTCCAGGACAAGGTCTAAGAATAATCAGGTGCATTGCCACCTGGCGAGTGGCGACCGCTTTTGTTCAAGCCTCCGTCTCCTGAGTCCTGATCTCCTCCACGGAGAAAAGAAGCAAGCGTAATCCGCCGTGTCCTTTTCTCTTTGTTCTCTTTACTTTTCAAGGACATTGCATCCAATTCAAATGCTAACGTGACATCGAGACGGACAAAGTTTTTATGATATCACTGAAAAATAAACTCAAGGGACATGATTGACAAGTAAAATTAAATGGTACTCTTGAAATCATCATTCAGGTACTTCATGGAATTAAATCCTCTTGCATTTAGAGGATAATATGATTAATAACGTTCCATAGCttactatttattttgaattggatTAATTTGatgagagaataaaaaaatcattatatatttaACCTGTTCTAAATCGATTTCATCTGTTTTGAATTTTACAGTTTAGattaacataattaaacatGAGAAAATCCCCATTATTTGTTGCATAAAATACTCATGTGGCTGCTGGAGATATCTTCTAAACCAACTCTTGAGTTTCTGAACCATGTTGGTGTCCAAGTAGATAAGGTGGACGGAAGCCAAGTATGCTTTCCATGTGATTTCTAGTTTGACTTTATCTGTTTAACAATACTCATGGCCATAGATCATAGGGTGTGAATCCCATTTTAAAaggatgaatatatatatatatatatatatatatatatatatatatatatatatatatatatataatacttcTGACTTTCTGCATATTGCCTACAATGATTATCCAGCACATGGACTTGCCATGTAGTTTTCCTcattataaggttttttttattattatttcaagggAACTCACTAAGAAATGCATTAGGTGACAAGACATTCAGAACACccaacaatatttaaaatacatgtaagatatataatttaattgattatgattaagttttgctttctaaatattattagttcgagtctaataaatttcagaattaCTGGAAACTAATATGATTGTAAATTTTAAGATCCATAAAATTAGTTAAGGTACACACAAATTAGCTCAGatactcatattaataataataataataataataataataaaatctaaaaaccatGTCTGTCTTCATTAACGTTTTTAACCATCactttcttccaataaataCCATGTCATCCAGCGATATGGGAGGAAGCACCTAGGGTTTGTGCAATTATCCTGTAActgcaatttaattatttttagcctctttcttaattttctttctctttcattattttttgttgcaCATTATATAAGGGGTTATGGATTAAGCCATTGGTTAATAGTCCAAAATTATTCTTGATAATGCCAAGATTCTAGGACATGGATTTCATGAGTACTCTAGGACCACAAAATGTGCAGTCCTGGCTTATATATACCGATTAATGTttcagtttttgaaaaaaaaaaaaaaaaacagagagttaGCATGCTTGTTTAAGTACCACATCAGTACATTACAGACATGCGCTGATGCTAATCACATCCAATCTTAACTTGGCATTCAGGGAAAGCTTACACGAGCTCCAAGGAGGACGGACGTCGAAACATGTCGTTGCTTCAAGTTTACTAATGAAGCAGACCCGAAACCTTTGTACTCTCGGAATCTATACCAGCAATTTGAGATTCAACGTCAAGGCTCAGGTGACTTTTTCACCCAATCTGTAGCTACAGATGGAATCCCTCTCGAGTGCTTAGTTAAGGAGAAAATGTTAGGGTGTCTATAGAGCAACTGAAACTGAGTTCAAGTTAAATGAATCACCATGCTTTGACACAGCTCTCCGTGCCCGCCTTCCAGACTTGAATTTTCCGTTgtaaaaaaaagctataaatcTGTGGTAGTTGAAAAGCGGTATTGTCCTTTCCAAAGAAGGAACGCTTCAAGATAAGTTGAATTGTTCGTCTTTTTCACAAGATGACACTTGAGCAACATTGGAAACAATTTTTTGCTTGTGAAGGCAAGGATGTGGCTGTGAATGTTGTTGTAGAGCTTGAACTGGCTGTTGTTGGTGGGCAAGACACCGTGAACAAATTCTAGAGGCTTGGGATTGAGTTTAATCGTTGCTGAGAAAATCAAGTGGGAGCAGGAGAGGTTAGGGTGGGTTGATGGGAGTGAGAGGCAAATGAAGGCGAAGAGGGTAGAAGAGTTTGGAGacattgaaaagaagaagaaattttcttGCTATGTGTCGGAGAAAAGTTTGCATTTAAGAGGGGGGATGGATGTTTGGAGCTGACACATTATTTCAGGCACGGTCACCAGATTAGATGCAAATGAAAACGATAGCAAGATATACcttcataaacaaaatacattCCGAACCTAGTCTTTTTGGCTGGAATAATCAATATTCCAAAATCCAAAGCTGCACTATTGGTGACAAATTCTGcacatttttaaaactaaataggaCAAATCAACCGGTTTGACCAAGTATCAGCATTACAGAACCCTGATCTACTTTTCCTCGTGTAGGATTCTTATTACTTGTCTAAATTGTATACGCTATTGACTTTTCAGATCAATATTTTCCATATCTCTCTATATATACGCGAGAAGATTGAGACAATGGGATAAATAATCCTCTAAGAAATACTccaaaacattacaaaaatgtATGTGACGAGGCCTCTTTCTATGTACAAAAGAAATCCTTCAGCTCTTTCGTTACCTCCTCCTGAAGGTCCAAATTCTGGTATATTGATAATTCAAGATGAAGAAGCTGAACCTACCTGTTGTTTTGGCTTGTTCAAGAGCGATCAAGTTGAAGACCTACCTTTCCCTCAGAACAAGAATCTAAGTGTTCGCTATACCACAAGTGGAGGTACTGCAGGCAACAGCCACAGTAGTACTTCTATTAACCGTGTTATCTTCATTCCTGCTCTTAATCAGCCACTGTCTTCCAACCAATACTATGTAATTGAGCGTCGCGGGAGGCATAAAGGGTACGTTTATAGTCACATACTGCAGTTTctatctgttttattttttaaaatatatattaagtgaAGATACAGTTTTAGAAAATCAAATCCTCTGTGTTGGGCTTTTGGACATTACAGCCATGATTTTGCTATTTGAATCTGTACATTAAATTTGGCTTTAATCCAGGGAAGCACACACAAACGCGACGGAGGAGGACGTTGCAGCATGCTGTTTCGGCTGCTGTATCCCCGATTTGGAACCAGGGCCTTTCGATCCAAAGGACGCACGCCAGCAATTTGAGATTCGCAAGAGAGGCTGGGGTGGTTATGTAGCTAAATCGGTAGCTCCAGATGGCTTCCCTCCAGGATTCTTAAGGAGAAAAGGTTGGACAGTGGTAACCTCAACTGCAAGTGATTTTGTGTTGAGTGAAGCGCAAGGCCTTGATAGAAATCTCCGTGACCGCCTTCCAGATTTCCATTTCCCATTATCACAAAGAAGCTCTGCGTCGGTTGTTGTAGGAAAGTGGTACTGTCCTTTCATGTTTATCAAAGAAGGAAAACTGAAGGATCAGTTGATTGCTTCTAGGTATTATGAGATGACACTGGAGCAGAGATGGGAACTAATTTTTGCATGTGAAAATAGTGTTAGTGAAGGCAACTCTGTAATTGTGGATGCTGTTGTTCAAAGAGAAGTGATTGCTGTTGCTGGTAGAGAAGTCGAGCCTGACGAAAGGAATTTGGTTGATGGGATCATGTGGTTTAGGAGTTCTAGCAATGGTGGAGGAGAAGCAAGTGTGGGCTTGAGTTTAGAAGTTGTGGAAAGAATGAAGTGGGAGCAAGAAAGAGCTGGATGGCTCGGTGGTAATGAGAGTTATGCTACGGTGAAGAGA is a window of Populus nigra chromosome 10, ddPopNigr1.1, whole genome shotgun sequence DNA encoding:
- the LOC133704984 gene encoding uncharacterized protein LOC133704984, with protein sequence MYVTRPLSMYKRNPSALSLPPPEGPNSGILIIQDEEAEPTCCFGLFKSDQVEDLPFPQNKNLSVRYTTSGGTAGNSHSSTSINRVIFIPALNQPLSSNQYYVIERRGRHKGEAHTNATEEDVAACCFGCCIPDLEPGPFDPKDARQQFEIRKRGWGGYVAKSVAPDGFPPGFLRRKGWTVVTSTASDFVLSEAQGLDRNLRDRLPDFHFPLSQRSSASVVVGKWYCPFMFIKEGKLKDQLIASRYYEMTLEQRWELIFACENSVSEGNSVIVDAVVQREVIAVAGREVEPDERNLVDGIMWFRSSSNGGGEASVGLSLEVVERMKWEQERAGWLGGNESYATVKRVEEFGGIGGWKKLGCYVLVERFVLRRMDGSLVLTYDFKHTHQIRSKWK